The Terriglobia bacterium genome includes the window CGGCGAATCGAACTTCGGAGCGATCACTGGAGTCTCGTCCAGCTCCAGCCCCACGCTGTGCGCGACAAAGCGGACCTGGTTCTCTCCGGCGCCCATGAAATGTCTTGAGAACGGAGTTTTGGCCACGCGGTCGAGAATATCCTGGTAGATCCGGCTGGGTATATTCCCCGGCCGCAGCTGGTCTTCAATCCAGCTGTTCAATTCCAGAATGTACTGATGCGTGTCCCGCATCTGCTGCGAGACGGAGCCTACCGAGTACGTTCGGGAGCCATCCGCGATATATCCGGCATATCCGCCGCAGATATCGATCATCACCGGCTCGTTGCGTTTGAGCGTTCTGCGGCTGCCCATCATCGGCGCCGCCGGATACAGCCCGCGCACGCCGACGGGCCCATCGAAGGCGTGCGGATATGCCGCCGTCTCGGCAAAAGAAACGGCGCCGTAATGCATCTCCATATTGAAGCGCCGCACGCGCGTGAAACCCTGGTGCCCTGCCATCCGCAGAACGTACTCGATTCGCGCTGCCAGTTCGAACTCCGGCAGTCCTTCGTGCAACTGCGACGGGATGTCCAGGAACATGGTGTCGAGCTGCTTTGCCGCGCGGCGGATGCATTCCACTTCATAAGGCGTCTTGACTCCGCGGGCATTGCGGACGGGAGTGGATCCATCGACGATCTTCGATTTCGCAAAATGCTTCGATACCTGTTGAAACGTGGCGACAGGGAGGACATCCGTCTCGAAGCCGACGGTCTCGCCCGGATTCGGAATCAGCGCCGGCAGATCCGAATACGTCTTCAAGGGAACGATGTTCCTGACTGCCGATTCGGTTTTCGCCCGTTCAAAACTCTTCCGGACCGCCAGTAACGGCTCGCCCTCGCGCGGAAACCACAAGACGCCGTTCTGCAATGTGCCTGTCAGGTAGAACTGATCAACATTCTGCAGAATCACCAGCGAATCACAATCCATGAATCGCCGGACCTTTACCCATCGTCGTTCGAGTTCTTCGCGCGGCACGTACTCCGTGAGTTCCATGAAGCTCATGATAATATACGCGTCGGCAAAGTGATCGGGAACAGGAACACAAGAAGCACAAGAGGCACAAGATGTTTTGCGCCTCTTGTGCTTCTTGTGTTCCTGTTTTCCTGCGCTCACGCACCGCAGCCACCGAAGGCCGGCCCGCCACAGCGC containing:
- a CDS encoding Xaa-Pro peptidase family protein, which encodes MSFMELTEYVPREELERRWVKVRRFMDCDSLVILQNVDQFYLTGTLQNGVLWFPREGEPLLAVRKSFERAKTESAVRNIVPLKTYSDLPALIPNPGETVGFETDVLPVATFQQVSKHFAKSKIVDGSTPVRNARGVKTPYEVECIRRAAKQLDTMFLDIPSQLHEGLPEFELAARIEYVLRMAGHQGFTRVRRFNMEMHYGAVSFAETAAYPHAFDGPVGVRGLYPAAPMMGSRRTLKRNEPVMIDICGGYAGYIADGSRTYSVGSVSQQMRDTHQYILELNSWIEDQLRPGNIPSRIYQDILDRVAKTPFSRHFMGAGENQVRFVAHSVGLELDETPVIAPKFDSPLEPGVVFAVEPKVFYPGLGGVGVENTYLVTGGMCERLTLCPMDIFEN